ACTAAAAGTCGCCGATAAGCCCAGCGTCGTAATGAGGGCAACTGTCAGGGGTACCCTCGGTGAATCCTGAGCATCGACGCTAGAACGTGCTAAAATCTAGGTCATAGCTTAGTATTAAAGTCGGTAGTGTACTCGTCCCCGGTGCCGCTGGTTAAAGCACAAAACCTGTTCAAAATTTAACCATTTAAGGCGCAGAAGCTCGCAATGAAGATTTTCGCATCACTTTTTGCCTTGGCTGCTGTGCCGCACGCGCTGGGGGGGCCTGCTATAAATACGGGCAAGGTTCCGCTGCCGGAGCGACTGTTGCACCATTTCCCGAACGGAACCTGGGCGGAGAACATCTCCGTGCGTCCCAATGGCAACCTCCTGATCACTTTGTCTACGCCTACTGGATCGGTGATGCAGGTGAAGGAGCCATGGACTGCCAACCCTGTGGTGGAGGAAGTCTTCAACTTCGATCAATGGGTCGACAGGCTCATTGGTATAGGCGAAACTACTCGAGATACGtatgttgttgttggttcACGTTTTTACTCCCCGGACGCCATTGCATCTCCAGTTGAGACTACCTTTTGTGCCATGGAGCTCGACTTCAGCAAGGACCCAAACAAGCCCAAGGCACGCCTGATCGCTCGGCTCCCCGAGGCCTACCTCCTCCAGAGTGTTGCTGCCCTCCCCTGGGACCGCACCACCGTGCTTATTTCGGACCAGTATCTTCTGAAGCCGAGGTACAACCAAAGCGACTGGACGCCAAGCCCCGGCCAGGTCTGGCGGCTCAATACCGTTACGGGAAAATACAGCCTTGTCATGGCCAACTATCCCGAGATGACTTCCATCGGCGCCAAAGGTCCAGATGTTGGCATCAACGGCATCAAAATTCGAGGTAACTGGTTCTACTGGGGTAATACAGACAACAGCTATGTCTACCGGCTGAAGATCGACAAGAAAGGTGCCCCCGTGCCTCCCGGCAAACCACAGGTGGTCACGCACTTTGACACCTTCTGGAACGACTTCACATTTGGTCCCGAAGACGAGGACATCTTATGGTCGGCGGGTTGGAACCAGGTTGTGGCAGTCTCAAGCGCGGGTaaggttgttgttgtcgatggcgtcggtACAAGTAACAACTTGACCTTCCCAGGACCAACTGCCACAGGCTTCGGCAGACACCATGAGGATAGGGATATTCTTTATGTTACGGGGAATTTATACTCTATCCCCGATGTACCTATCGACGGCAAGATCGGTGGCTGGATACGAGCGATAAACACCACCGGCTTTC
This sequence is a window from Purpureocillium takamizusanense chromosome 8, complete sequence. Protein-coding genes within it:
- a CDS encoding uncharacterized protein (SECRETED:SignalP(1-18~SECRETED:cutsite=ALG-GP~SECRETED:prob=0.8688)~EggNog:ENOG503P5TF), which produces MKIFASLFALAAVPHALGGPAINTGKVPLPERLLHHFPNGTWAENISVRPNGNLLITLSTPTGSVMQVKEPWTANPVVEEVFNFDQWVDRLIGIGETTRDTYVVVGSRFYSPDAIASPVETTFCAMELDFSKDPNKPKARLIARLPEAYLLQSVAALPWDRTTVLISDQYLLKPRYNQSDWTPSPGQVWRLNTVTGKYSLVMANYPEMTSIGAKGPDVGINGIKIRGNWFYWGNTDNSYVYRLKIDKKGAPVPPGKPQVVTHFDTFWNDFTFGPEDEDILWSAGWNQVVAVSSAGKVVVVDGVGTSNNLTFPGPTATGFGRHHEDRDILYVTGNLYSIPDVPIDGKIGGWIRAINTTGFRF